A single window of Candidatus Microthrix subdominans DNA harbors:
- a CDS encoding enoyl-CoA hydratase/isomerase family protein — MPAPDAVVLSERRGDVQLITINRPRRRNALDAEAVEALHQAIDAAAESAPRVLVLTGTDGHFCAGADITTTEDPDYTVGLRHMLDALVGLRFPTVAAIAGSCMGLGVQLALSVDLRVASEDARFAVPVARLGLLTDHQTLQRLTLAVGWGMARSMVLAGDVLNFDDAWRLGLVQRRGDLDDALAWAADMATLAPLSQAGAKLGLDLLEKPVADHPRYREAFLAAWASEDLAEGRAAFAERRTPTFRGR; from the coding sequence TGGCGACGTCCAGCTGATAACGATCAACCGGCCCCGGCGGCGCAACGCCCTCGACGCCGAGGCGGTCGAGGCCCTTCACCAGGCGATTGACGCCGCCGCCGAGTCCGCACCGCGGGTGTTGGTGCTCACCGGCACCGACGGCCATTTCTGCGCCGGTGCCGACATCACCACCACCGAGGACCCCGACTACACGGTTGGTCTGCGCCACATGCTCGACGCGCTGGTCGGCCTGAGGTTCCCGACCGTGGCCGCTATCGCGGGATCGTGCATGGGCCTGGGCGTGCAGCTGGCCCTGTCGGTCGACCTCCGGGTAGCGAGCGAGGATGCTCGCTTTGCTGTGCCGGTGGCGCGGCTTGGCCTGCTGACGGACCATCAAACGCTCCAGCGCTTGACGTTGGCGGTCGGCTGGGGGATGGCGCGTTCCATGGTGCTTGCGGGTGACGTGTTGAACTTCGACGATGCCTGGCGCCTCGGTTTGGTGCAGCGGCGCGGCGACCTGGACGATGCGTTGGCGTGGGCCGCCGACATGGCCACCCTGGCGCCGCTGTCCCAGGCCGGCGCCAAGCTGGGTCTCGATCTGCTGGAGAAGCCGGTCGCCGACCACCCCCGCTACCGGGAGGCATTTCTGGCGGCCTGGGCCTCTGAGGACCTCGCCGAGGGTCGGGCGGCGTTCGCCGAGCGGAGGACCCCGACCTTTCGGGGCCGGTGA